One Pseudomonas muyukensis DNA segment encodes these proteins:
- a CDS encoding GumC family protein encodes MITQPKENYVHEFFRIFFANRQLVKRVFLVFALIAVLLPLVLKQSYDVTAEVIVQSKKLSQSDTSSALSQQADQFIPPSLADMETESNILRSPTLIRQTLGELRKEGHYPDEPGLLRRLLLDPLRHAVIAPLHRVFGNNVADDRDTQLDTLTDQAVKDLKVETLPGSNVISITYNAADPKLGTLFVSRLLENFLTNRQDLQSNELPETFYEQKKLHYQARLGDLENQRLGLLTAIGSSDPKEEITFRLNAINTEEQALNLQRDRQLQNQKWLDYLQSSLAAASKAKMADYAFPYTFTTTVDNIAFEDREIKQLGEQLTTQLARYNGDATVFQPGAEQMVMARQQIAQLRAQFLKIVENRIRERQQDLAVTAQVIAQKTQRIADYSQRILQLRETQSKTRQLDTEIDALHKAFSTYAQRYEESRGQGLLDGSQSNARILSAPYQPTAASFPKPGLIIPFGLITGLLLAIAVVYVKEFFDHRFKHPAQIGHQLGLPVLLVINDQTPALPNPHKTWSLPRLWHWVRN; translated from the coding sequence ATGATCACGCAACCGAAAGAAAACTATGTGCATGAGTTCTTCCGCATCTTCTTCGCCAACCGCCAGTTGGTCAAACGGGTGTTCCTGGTGTTCGCGCTGATCGCCGTGCTGCTGCCGCTGGTGCTCAAGCAGAGCTACGACGTCACCGCCGAAGTCATCGTGCAGTCGAAGAAGCTCTCGCAGAGCGACACCTCCTCGGCGCTGTCCCAGCAGGCCGACCAGTTCATCCCGCCGTCGCTGGCCGACATGGAGACCGAGAGCAATATCCTGCGCTCGCCCACCCTGATCCGCCAGACCCTCGGCGAGCTGCGCAAGGAAGGCCACTACCCCGACGAGCCCGGGCTGCTGCGCCGGCTGCTGCTCGATCCGCTGCGCCACGCCGTGATAGCGCCACTGCACCGGGTGTTCGGCAACAACGTGGCCGATGACCGCGACACCCAGCTGGACACCCTCACCGACCAGGCCGTGAAAGACCTCAAGGTCGAGACCCTGCCTGGCTCCAACGTGATATCCATCACCTACAACGCCGCCGACCCCAAGCTCGGCACGCTGTTCGTCAGCCGCCTGCTGGAAAACTTCCTGACCAACCGCCAGGACCTGCAATCCAACGAGCTGCCCGAAACCTTCTACGAACAGAAGAAGCTGCACTACCAGGCCCGCCTGGGCGACCTGGAAAACCAGCGCCTGGGCCTGCTGACGGCGATCGGCTCGTCCGATCCGAAAGAGGAGATCACCTTCCGCCTCAACGCCATCAACACCGAGGAGCAGGCGCTCAACCTGCAACGCGACCGCCAGTTGCAGAACCAGAAGTGGCTCGACTACCTGCAATCCAGCCTGGCCGCGGCCAGCAAAGCGAAGATGGCTGACTACGCGTTCCCCTACACCTTCACCACCACGGTCGACAACATCGCCTTCGAGGACCGCGAGATCAAGCAGCTCGGCGAGCAGCTGACCACCCAGCTGGCCCGCTACAACGGTGATGCCACGGTGTTCCAGCCCGGCGCCGAGCAGATGGTCATGGCCCGCCAGCAAATTGCCCAGTTGCGCGCGCAGTTCCTCAAGATCGTCGAGAACCGCATTCGCGAGCGCCAGCAGGACCTGGCCGTGACCGCGCAGGTGATCGCGCAGAAGACCCAGCGCATCGCCGACTACAGCCAGCGCATCCTGCAACTGCGCGAGACCCAGAGCAAGACCCGCCAGCTGGACACCGAGATCGACGCCCTGCACAAGGCCTTCTCCACCTATGCCCAGCGTTATGAAGAAAGCCGTGGCCAGGGCCTGCTCGACGGCAGCCAGTCCAACGCGCGCATCCTCAGCGCGCCTTACCAGCCGACCGCCGCCAGCTTCCCGAAACCCGGCCTGATCATTCCATTCGGCCTGATCACCGGCTTGCTGCTGGCCATCGCCGTGGTCTATGTCAAGGAGTTCTTCGACCACCGCTTCAAGCATCCGGCGCAGATTGGCCACCAGCTGGGCCTGCCGGTACTGCTGGTGATCAACGACCAGACCCCGGCCCTGCCCAACCCGCACAAGACCTGGTCGCTGCCCCGCCTGTGGCACTGGGTGCGCAATTGA
- a CDS encoding glycosyltransferase family 4 protein, translated as MNAALRACERPILHLLSSGGFYGAERMLLDHCQAMPGQHRVLFLDAPAELVARFRQAGVACETCHGLLAVLKVLGAQRGQRPLVNSHNFKGQLFGWIGATLWRLPMVSTQHGFTPRSRKQRFYTWLSLQLCRTPTVATVVCVAQSIARIHRDAGVPEVKLQVIPNGLPEASTTADAPAGAALRRDGPHSGPKASHADNPGTSDCHAPAAASRPIATQGRSYRDRDHEHNTWLAAYVGRLSSEKGPDLFLDTLIPVCQRHPQVHAVMLGEGPERDLLQARIDAAGLTTRITLPGFQRDMRGWMARLDALVISSRTEGTPMILLEAMQEGVPVAAFGVGGIPDVIEHGRNGLLASPLATAELGAHLEALLQDPEQAAELIARARRTQRERYHLPTLAQRWALVYRGTAEEVVA; from the coding sequence TTGAACGCGGCGCTGCGGGCCTGCGAGCGGCCGATCCTGCACCTGCTCAGCAGTGGCGGGTTCTACGGCGCCGAACGCATGCTCCTGGACCACTGCCAGGCCATGCCGGGCCAGCATCGCGTGCTGTTTCTCGATGCCCCGGCCGAGCTGGTGGCACGGTTTCGCCAGGCCGGGGTGGCCTGCGAAACCTGCCATGGGCTGCTGGCGGTGCTCAAGGTGCTGGGTGCGCAGCGCGGCCAGCGGCCGCTGGTCAACAGCCATAACTTCAAGGGCCAGCTGTTTGGCTGGATCGGCGCCACCCTGTGGCGCCTGCCGATGGTCAGCACCCAGCACGGCTTCACCCCGCGCAGCCGCAAGCAACGCTTCTACACCTGGCTGAGCCTGCAGCTGTGCCGCACGCCGACGGTCGCGACGGTGGTCTGCGTGGCCCAGAGCATCGCCCGCATCCACCGCGATGCCGGGGTGCCCGAGGTCAAGCTGCAGGTGATTCCCAACGGCCTGCCCGAGGCCAGTACAACTGCTGACGCCCCTGCAGGAGCGGCCTTGCGTCGCGATGGGCCGCACAGCGGCCCCAAGGCCTCTCACGCCGATAATCCAGGCACATCGGATTGCCATGCCCCGGCGGCCGCTTCGCGCCCGATCGCGACACAAGGCCGCTCCTACAGGGATCGCGATCACGAGCACAACACCTGGCTCGCCGCCTATGTCGGCCGCCTGTCCAGCGAAAAAGGCCCCGACCTGTTCCTCGACACCCTGATCCCGGTGTGCCAGCGCCACCCGCAGGTCCACGCCGTGATGCTCGGCGAAGGCCCCGAACGCGACCTCCTGCAAGCCCGCATCGACGCTGCCGGTCTGACCACCCGCATCACCCTGCCCGGCTTCCAGCGCGACATGCGCGGCTGGATGGCGCGCCTCGACGCCCTGGTGATCAGCTCGCGCACCGAAGGCACGCCGATGATCCTGCTCGAGGCCATGCAGGAAGGCGTACCGGTGGCGGCCTTCGGCGTCGGCGGCATTCCCGATGTCATCGAGCACGGTCGCAACGGCCTGCTGGCCAGCCCCCTGGCCACCGCCGAGCTGGGCGCGCACCTCGAAGCCCTGCTGCAAGACCCCGAGCAAGCCGCGGAGCTGATTGCCCGGGCCCGCCGCACGCAACGCGAACGCTACCACCTGCCGACCCTGGCACAACGCTGGGCCCTGGTGTACCGGGGCACGGCCGAGGAGGTTGTCGCATGA
- a CDS encoding UDP-glucose dehydrogenase family protein, which yields MDVSVFGTGYVGLVQAAALADVGHRVLCVDVDAHKINQLRQGVPPISEPGLSDLLEDNIKEGRLLFSTQASDAVSHAELIFIAVGTPPDEDGSADLSHVLNVTRQIAALMEADRTLIIKSTVPVGTADQVMALARDELQRLGKSQLQVRVVSNPEFLKEGSALADCMRPDRIIVGTLDEVAHDQLAELYAPFCRNHEKLMFMDNRSAELTKYAANAMLATRISFMNELANLSEHLGADIEAVRRGIGSDPRIGYHFIYPGCGFGGSCFPKDIKALLHTAAHSGMPLRLLQSVNEVNDQQRRILFAKLKQRLAGLAGKSIALWGLAFKPNTDDMREAPSRYLMEALWAEGATVRAYDPEAMDECRRLYGYRDDLQLCATRDDTLQDADALVICTEWKNFRVVDFALLASKLRARVIVDGRNLYNPEQVAAHGLHYSGIGLRQVSPQADAP from the coding sequence ATGGACGTGAGCGTTTTTGGCACAGGTTATGTAGGACTGGTACAGGCTGCCGCCCTGGCGGACGTCGGCCATCGCGTGCTGTGCGTGGATGTCGATGCCCACAAGATCAACCAGTTGCGCCAGGGCGTGCCGCCGATCAGCGAGCCCGGCCTGTCGGATCTGCTCGAGGACAACATCAAGGAAGGCCGCCTGCTGTTCAGCACCCAGGCCAGCGACGCCGTCAGCCATGCCGAGCTGATCTTCATCGCCGTCGGCACCCCGCCCGACGAAGACGGCTCGGCCGACCTCAGCCACGTGCTCAACGTCACCCGGCAGATCGCCGCGCTGATGGAGGCCGACCGCACCTTGATCATCAAGTCCACGGTGCCGGTGGGCACCGCCGACCAGGTCATGGCCCTGGCCCGCGACGAGCTGCAGCGCCTGGGCAAGAGCCAGTTGCAGGTGCGCGTGGTGTCCAACCCAGAATTCCTCAAGGAAGGCAGCGCCCTGGCCGACTGCATGCGCCCCGACCGGATCATCGTCGGCACCCTCGACGAGGTGGCCCATGACCAGTTGGCCGAGCTGTACGCACCGTTCTGCCGCAACCACGAAAAACTGATGTTCATGGACAACCGCAGCGCCGAACTGACCAAGTACGCCGCCAACGCCATGCTCGCCACGCGCATCAGCTTCATGAACGAACTGGCCAACCTCAGCGAACACCTGGGCGCCGATATCGAGGCCGTGCGCCGCGGTATCGGCTCCGACCCGCGCATCGGCTACCACTTCATCTACCCCGGTTGCGGCTTCGGCGGCTCGTGCTTCCCCAAGGACATCAAGGCCCTGCTGCACACCGCCGCCCATAGCGGCATGCCGCTGCGCCTGCTGCAAAGCGTCAACGAGGTCAACGACCAGCAGCGGCGCATCCTGTTCGCCAAGCTCAAGCAACGCCTGGCAGGCCTGGCCGGCAAGTCCATCGCCCTGTGGGGACTGGCCTTCAAGCCCAACACCGACGACATGCGCGAAGCACCCAGCCGCTACCTGATGGAAGCGCTGTGGGCCGAAGGCGCCACGGTGCGCGCCTACGACCCCGAGGCGATGGATGAATGCCGGCGGCTGTACGGCTACCGCGACGACCTGCAACTGTGCGCCACCCGCGACGACACCCTGCAGGACGCCGATGCCCTGGTGATCTGCACCGAGTGGAAGAACTTCCGCGTGGTCGACTTCGCCCTGTTGGCCAGCAAGCTGCGCGCGCGGGTGATCGTCGATGGCCGCAACCTGTACAACCCCGAGCAAGTGGCCGCCCACGGCCTGCACTACAGCGGCATCGGCCTGCGCCAGGTCAGCCCGCAGGCGGACGCGCCATGA
- a CDS encoding NAD-dependent epimerase, with the protein MKVLVTGAAGFIGAHTCRRLLLDGHQVVGLDNFNDYYAPSLKHARVHWVRQSAGDFPLHSLDLGERDGMARLFASERPEVVVHLAAQAGVRYSLDNPQAYLQSNLAGFLNILEGCRHYPVQHLLYASSSSVYGANQRSPYRVQDAVDHPLSLYAATKKANEAMAHSYSHLYRIPCSGLRFFTVYGPWGRPDMSPMQFASAISEGRPIQLFNHGRHQRDFTYIDDIVESLVRLIPRPPVGDPQWDPLTPDPASSHAPWRLYNIGGQRPVELLDYLALLEKHLRRKAVIELLPLQPGDVLATCADASALARVTGFTPQIGLDEGLGRFVAWFKHYYSPAASEAAPAGEQSDQRRAI; encoded by the coding sequence ATGAAGGTGCTGGTCACCGGCGCGGCCGGGTTCATCGGTGCCCACACCTGCCGCCGGCTGCTGCTCGACGGCCACCAGGTGGTGGGGCTGGACAACTTCAACGACTATTACGCGCCGTCGCTCAAGCACGCCCGCGTGCACTGGGTACGCCAGAGCGCCGGCGACTTCCCGCTGCACAGCCTGGACCTGGGCGAGCGCGATGGCATGGCCAGGCTGTTCGCCAGCGAGCGCCCCGAGGTGGTGGTGCACCTGGCCGCCCAGGCCGGGGTGCGCTACTCGCTGGACAATCCCCAGGCCTACCTGCAGAGCAACCTGGCGGGCTTTCTCAACATTCTCGAAGGCTGCCGCCATTACCCGGTTCAGCACCTGCTGTACGCCTCGTCCAGCTCGGTATACGGCGCCAACCAGCGCAGCCCATACCGCGTGCAAGACGCAGTGGATCACCCACTGTCGCTGTACGCCGCCACCAAGAAAGCCAACGAGGCCATGGCCCACAGCTACAGCCACCTGTACCGCATCCCTTGCAGCGGCCTGCGCTTTTTCACCGTGTACGGCCCCTGGGGGCGCCCAGACATGTCGCCGATGCAGTTCGCCAGCGCGATCAGCGAAGGGCGGCCGATCCAGCTGTTCAACCATGGCCGCCACCAGCGTGACTTCACCTACATCGACGACATCGTCGAGAGCCTGGTGCGGCTGATCCCCCGGCCCCCGGTCGGCGACCCGCAGTGGGACCCGCTCACCCCCGACCCGGCCAGCAGCCACGCGCCCTGGCGCCTGTACAACATCGGCGGGCAGCGCCCGGTGGAACTGCTCGACTACCTGGCCCTGCTGGAAAAGCACCTGCGCCGCAAGGCCGTGATCGAATTGCTGCCGCTGCAGCCAGGCGATGTGCTGGCCACCTGCGCCGATGCCAGCGCCCTGGCCCGGGTCACCGGCTTCACCCCACAGATAGGCCTCGATGAAGGGCTCGGGCGCTTCGTCGCCTGGTTCAAGCACTACTACTCGCCTGCCGCCAGCGAAGCGGCGCCCGCCGGCGAGCAGTCGGATCAACGGAGGGCGATATGA
- a CDS encoding CpsD/CapB family tyrosine-protein kinase, producing MDGSSSRSLTIATPSETNLTATVLDLDQRTLLLTAANTGSGTSTSALAFAGQLALMSAGNVLLIDASLSPGGLSQQLGLAKLRGYSDLLFDQDTPPLAQDCIVRLSDQPFDLLPAGTWKRGRDRLDPELVRVLLRQLSAQYRFVVIDGEAIYASADSLVIGTLVDGVILVVSAEETRWEVAQAAAQRLTQAGARLIGSVFNKRKYYMPKWLYENL from the coding sequence ATGGACGGTTCATCCTCAAGAAGCCTGACAATCGCTACCCCAAGCGAGACCAACCTGACCGCCACCGTGCTCGACCTCGACCAGCGCACCCTGCTGCTGACCGCGGCCAACACCGGCAGTGGCACCAGCACCAGCGCCCTGGCCTTCGCCGGCCAGCTGGCCCTGATGAGCGCCGGCAACGTGCTGCTGATCGACGCCAGCCTCAGCCCCGGCGGCCTCAGCCAGCAGCTGGGCCTGGCCAAGCTGCGCGGCTACAGCGACCTGTTGTTCGACCAGGACACCCCGCCGCTGGCCCAGGACTGCATCGTGCGCCTGTCCGACCAGCCGTTCGACCTGCTCCCGGCCGGCACCTGGAAGCGCGGTCGCGACCGCCTCGACCCCGAGCTGGTTCGGGTGCTGCTGCGCCAGCTGAGCGCCCAGTACCGCTTCGTGGTGATCGACGGCGAGGCCATCTATGCCAGCGCCGACAGCCTGGTGATCGGCACCCTGGTCGACGGCGTGATCCTGGTGGTCAGCGCCGAGGAGACCCGCTGGGAAGTGGCCCAGGCCGCCGCCCAGCGCCTGACCCAGGCCGGCGCGCGGCTGATCGGCAGCGTGTTCAACAAGCGCAAGTACTACATGCCCAAGTGGCTGTACGAAAATCTTTGA
- a CDS encoding sugar transferase produces the protein MTGQPKSAQLQALYQDKRMDPAHRQRIDAAIHMQGRGWISGRAGGRPWTLSRTNRVLSCLAALVLLLMLSPLFLVLAVLIKRSSPGPVFFVQKRTGYRGRLFGMYKFRTMVANAEALKDSVRHLNKHGADAIDFKIDKDPRITSVGSWLRRSSLDELPNLLNVVSGDMRLVGPRPTSFNAYRYQDNHLARLSIYPGMTGLWQISGRSDIDFDQRVELDLSYINEQSLMLDLKILLKTPFKVFTGHGAS, from the coding sequence ATGACAGGACAACCGAAAAGCGCGCAACTACAGGCGCTGTACCAGGACAAACGCATGGACCCGGCGCACCGTCAGCGCATCGACGCGGCCATCCACATGCAGGGCCGCGGCTGGATCAGCGGCCGCGCCGGTGGGCGGCCCTGGACCTTGTCGCGGACCAACCGCGTGCTGTCATGCCTGGCCGCGCTGGTGTTGCTGCTGATGCTGTCGCCGCTGTTCCTGGTGCTGGCGGTGCTGATCAAGCGCTCCAGCCCAGGCCCGGTGTTCTTCGTGCAGAAGCGCACCGGCTACCGGGGCCGGCTGTTCGGCATGTACAAGTTCCGCACCATGGTGGCCAACGCCGAGGCGCTGAAAGACTCGGTGCGCCACCTCAACAAGCACGGCGCCGACGCCATCGACTTCAAGATCGACAAGGACCCGCGCATCACCTCGGTGGGCAGCTGGCTACGCCGCAGCAGCCTCGACGAGTTGCCCAACCTGCTCAACGTGGTCAGCGGCGACATGCGCCTGGTCGGCCCGCGCCCCACCTCGTTCAACGCCTACCGCTACCAGGACAACCACCTGGCGCGGCTGTCGATCTACCCCGGCATGACCGGCCTGTGGCAGATCTCCGGGCGCAGCGACATCGACTTCGACCAACGTGTAGAGCTCGACCTGAGCTACATCAACGAACAGAGCCTGATGCTGGACCTGAAGATCCTGCTCAAGACCCCGTTCAAAGTCTTCACTGGCCACGGAGCAAGCTGA
- a CDS encoding O-antigen ligase family protein, which yields MIIPLSLVGLVALLSLGLLASPYPYLAPGAVIGLAGALALYRKPAWGLLAIATLVPLEGLLKDGLVSGAKLVGIGLVLILSLQLAVRQLPAERLRSNQWRLLLAFMALYLLSLWTSDDLALSSGHLRELLVGLVVFVITLLVGRDLNLPLLARLITVSVCVTCLFAIFSSKYQEQGRASAMLDPNAFALLITIAMPLGLWLAIKARQLPVKLFWAGCCLLLLVGMTKTESRSGLVVLLISLGIVLHNYREQLARIRPRHLGFAMLGLAIVLPLGVALMPAGYAERIQSLMLLKSGVNAHQDESLGRRASYLVVGKEMISHSPLLGTGPGTFPLHYADTGFSKAFAPVNSKTTDLYRRAHNTYLELFSEVGLPAGLLFVGMIALALRNFWRARAAFRAAGDPDQADLMTHLSMSMLAIGLFLMFLSAPSHKYLWLMLALSSVLLGQARAAQPLGVAR from the coding sequence ATGATCATTCCCCTGTCGCTGGTGGGCCTGGTGGCCCTGCTGAGCCTGGGCCTGCTGGCCAGCCCCTACCCATACCTGGCCCCCGGCGCGGTGATCGGCCTGGCCGGCGCCCTGGCGCTGTACCGCAAGCCGGCCTGGGGCCTGTTGGCGATCGCTACCCTGGTGCCACTGGAGGGCCTGCTCAAGGACGGCCTGGTGTCCGGCGCCAAACTGGTGGGCATCGGCCTGGTGCTGATCCTCAGCCTGCAACTGGCGGTGCGCCAGCTGCCCGCCGAGCGGCTGCGCAGCAACCAGTGGCGCCTGTTGCTGGCGTTCATGGCCCTGTACCTGCTGAGCCTGTGGACCAGCGACGACCTGGCCCTGTCCAGCGGCCACCTGCGCGAGCTGCTGGTGGGCCTGGTGGTGTTCGTCATCACCCTGCTGGTGGGCCGCGACCTCAACCTGCCGCTGCTGGCGCGGCTGATCACCGTCAGCGTCTGCGTCACCTGCCTGTTCGCGATCTTCTCCAGCAAATACCAGGAACAGGGCCGCGCCTCGGCCATGCTCGACCCCAACGCCTTCGCCCTGCTGATTACCATCGCCATGCCCCTGGGCCTGTGGCTGGCGATCAAGGCGCGGCAGCTGCCGGTCAAGCTGTTCTGGGCCGGCTGCTGCCTGTTGCTGCTGGTGGGCATGACCAAGACCGAATCACGCTCGGGGCTGGTGGTGCTGCTGATCAGCCTGGGCATCGTGCTGCACAACTACCGCGAGCAGTTGGCGCGCATCCGCCCGCGCCACCTGGGCTTCGCCATGCTCGGCCTGGCCATCGTCCTGCCGCTGGGCGTGGCCCTGATGCCCGCCGGCTACGCCGAGCGCATCCAGTCGCTGATGCTGCTCAAGTCCGGGGTCAACGCCCACCAGGACGAGTCCCTGGGCCGGCGCGCCTCGTACCTGGTGGTGGGCAAGGAAATGATCAGCCACAGCCCGCTGCTCGGCACCGGCCCCGGCACCTTCCCGCTGCATTACGCCGACACCGGGTTTTCCAAGGCCTTCGCCCCGGTCAACAGCAAGACCACCGACCTTTACCGGCGCGCCCACAACACCTACCTCGAGCTGTTCAGCGAAGTCGGCCTGCCGGCGGGCCTGCTGTTCGTCGGCATGATCGCCCTGGCCCTGCGCAACTTCTGGCGGGCCCGTGCCGCGTTCCGGGCCGCCGGCGACCCTGACCAGGCCGACCTGATGACCCACCTGAGCATGAGCATGCTGGCCATCGGCTTGTTCCTGATGTTCCTCAGCGCGCCGAGCCACAAGTACCTGTGGCTGATGCTGGCGCTGTCCAGCGTGCTGCTGGGCCAGGCCCGCGCCGCGCAGCCGCTGGGGGTGGCCCGATGA
- a CDS encoding polysaccharide biosynthesis/export family protein — translation MRYPSIALCLLALAGCASQDDREMPVQILTAAPAESQATEVARREQVLRPQDVLEVIFHVSNRSAGVYRIQSGDTLDLNFMAASGLNGNQLVQPDGSITLPSTNAAVRVEGMTTAEAEGAIRQAYQDKRVFKPNRDQVTVRVLSPMTDEINLKNALTHPGTGMSRDITVGNDGRATFPEIGSVPLQGMTVNQLRDYLNERYASLPGRMSVDVLLKSTAANEIYVLGEVGQPGAFQIRRPISVLEALTLARGPTLKAKLGSVVIMRREGNTVHAKHYDVDKALSGGSQQLAYLQPEDMLYVPKTTLASAAELSRQLADVVLFQGFGFSFSYRVDNKESND, via the coding sequence ATGAGATACCCATCGATTGCCCTGTGCCTGCTGGCCCTGGCCGGCTGCGCCAGCCAGGATGACCGCGAGATGCCGGTGCAGATCCTCACCGCGGCGCCGGCCGAAAGCCAGGCCACCGAAGTTGCCCGCCGCGAGCAGGTACTGCGCCCGCAGGACGTGCTGGAGGTGATCTTCCATGTCAGCAACCGCTCGGCCGGGGTGTACCGCATCCAGTCCGGCGACACCCTGGACCTGAACTTCATGGCCGCCAGCGGCCTGAACGGCAACCAGCTGGTGCAGCCCGACGGCAGCATCACCCTGCCCAGCACCAACGCCGCGGTACGCGTCGAGGGCATGACCACCGCCGAGGCCGAAGGCGCGATCCGCCAGGCTTACCAGGACAAGCGGGTGTTCAAGCCCAACCGCGACCAGGTCACCGTGCGCGTACTCAGCCCCATGACCGACGAGATCAACCTGAAGAACGCCCTGACCCACCCCGGTACCGGCATGAGCCGCGACATCACCGTGGGCAACGACGGCCGCGCCACCTTCCCGGAAATCGGCTCGGTGCCGCTGCAAGGCATGACCGTCAACCAGCTGCGCGACTACCTCAACGAACGCTACGCCAGCCTGCCGGGGCGCATGAGCGTGGACGTGCTGCTCAAGTCTACCGCCGCCAACGAGATCTACGTGCTCGGCGAAGTCGGCCAACCTGGCGCCTTCCAGATCCGCCGGCCGATCTCGGTGCTCGAGGCGCTGACCCTGGCCCGCGGCCCGACCCTCAAGGCCAAGCTCGGCTCGGTGGTGATCATGCGCCGCGAAGGCAACACCGTGCACGCCAAGCACTACGACGTCGACAAGGCGCTCTCCGGCGGTAGCCAGCAACTGGCCTACCTGCAGCCCGAAGACATGCTCTACGTGCCCAAGACCACCCTGGCCAGCGCCGCCGAGCTGTCCCGGCAACTGGCCGACGTGGTGCTGTTCCAGGGCTTTGGCTTCAGCTTCAGCTACCGCGTCGACAACAAAGAAAGCAACGACTGA
- a CDS encoding glycosyltransferase, giving the protein MSQVSIVIPMFNEARHIGRTLDAARRAASAAGLACELIVVDNGSSDAGPAIARGHGAEVLVLPGVAIGALRNAGVAASHGDWLAFLDADIEVPEHWLDLLLDLQRRGDGDVFALDCDTPRQAPWFAQAWQRRTLRCGQTVQDSAWLPTPNLLMRRSWFAQVGGFDERLRTGEDKDFTLRLHAAGARLRVLRAPAVLHWGFEASWREWLGKEMWRQGSHLQLLRSHGLSLRLLRFPLLSVGAWVLDAMALSALLDGFPHVALGLLLLSALPALFLSLRQSRRHRDLLLTVQLWGLHWLRLHLAGAAFILSLFNRTARRPARG; this is encoded by the coding sequence ATGAGCCAGGTGAGCATCGTCATCCCGATGTTCAACGAGGCCCGCCATATTGGCCGCACCCTCGACGCCGCGCGCCGCGCCGCCAGCGCCGCGGGGCTGGCCTGCGAACTGATCGTGGTGGACAACGGTTCCAGCGACGCAGGCCCGGCGATCGCCCGCGGCCATGGCGCCGAGGTGCTGGTGCTGCCAGGGGTGGCCATCGGCGCCCTGCGCAACGCCGGGGTGGCTGCCAGCCACGGTGACTGGCTGGCCTTCCTCGACGCCGACATCGAAGTGCCCGAGCACTGGCTCGACCTGTTGCTCGACTTGCAGCGTCGCGGCGACGGCGATGTGTTCGCCCTGGACTGCGACACCCCGCGCCAGGCGCCGTGGTTCGCCCAGGCCTGGCAACGGCGCACCTTGCGCTGCGGGCAGACGGTACAGGACAGCGCCTGGCTGCCGACCCCCAACCTGCTGATGCGCCGCAGCTGGTTCGCGCAGGTGGGCGGTTTCGACGAACGCCTGCGCACCGGCGAGGACAAGGACTTCACCCTGCGCCTGCACGCGGCCGGCGCGCGCCTGCGGGTGCTGCGCGCACCGGCGGTGCTGCACTGGGGTTTCGAAGCCAGCTGGCGCGAATGGCTGGGCAAGGAAATGTGGCGCCAGGGCAGCCACCTGCAACTGCTGCGCAGCCACGGCTTGAGCCTGCGCCTGCTGCGCTTCCCGCTGCTTTCGGTCGGCGCCTGGGTGCTCGACGCCATGGCCCTGTCGGCGCTGCTGGACGGTTTCCCCCACGTGGCGCTGGGCCTGCTGCTGCTCAGCGCCCTGCCCGCGTTGTTCCTCAGCCTGCGCCAGAGCCGTCGCCACCGCGACCTGCTGCTGACCGTGCAGCTCTGGGGCCTGCATTGGTTGCGCCTGCACCTGGCCGGTGCGGCGTTCATCCTCAGCCTGTTCAACCGCACTGCAAGGAGGCCCGCCCGTGGCTGA